The window ctatcgtcatgatctctatagtaacgctgacaggccgcagggtgccgcggccggggcacgacgggagacgtggcggtcgggagtcgcgggagtggccgcaccgcggtcacggtgaatgaatgttcaatccaaccatttcttcctcaacacttcattcttggtctctctctctctctcttcttctctttctctctctctctctctctctcgctctctctctctctctctctctctctctctctctctctctctcagtttaattgcatgtcatgaagattcattaatatttttatattttttgcaccaaaaccgactcagagggcattcactgctattagtgaccaacgcaaaatcaatgaaaaacgatgcattgataactttaagcaatataacacgagtgtgagtggggttgttagtttatttttatttttattttttaccttgatccagaggatcagggtaaggtcaggggggcgtttgctcaaaaaaggttgagaaccactggtctaaacCATGCTGACATCAGATGTGACCAATGGGGAGGATGTACATGACGAAGTGCAGGAGATCTAGCACAGAACCCTGGACCACACCACCAAACCCTGAAATTACCTATGGAGACATAGGTAATCCTAGCATAAAGCTGTGAGATATGACGTAAACCAGGTGAGCGGAGTGCCAGTGATACCCAAAAGTGTTTCCAGCCGGGTGAGCAGTGTGATGTGACAGATCGTGTCCAAGGCAGCTGTGAGGTCCAGCAGCAGGAGAACGCTGACATGGCCTGAGTCAGCAGCAATGAGAAGGGTGTTTATGGATATGTCCAGTGCCTTCTCAGTGctgtgctgacacacacacgcacgcacgcacgcacgcacgcacacacacacacacacacacacacacacacacacacacacacacacacacacacacacacacacacacacacacacacacacacacacacacacacacacacacacacacacacacacacacacacacacacaccagagcaaAAGAAAGATTAAGTGAGGAATACAAAATATGAAATGCTAAATACATTAAAGAAttaagtaaggaataatcacagagaggccgggcaataaacagtttgatatgcccggccgTGGACGgcttattttaataaaaaataaaaaataaaaatttaggtcaggggggcgtttgctcaaaaaaggttgagaaccactggtctaaactagcctggctccgcccgcctaagtacttccgttcaatttgaatttcccttcagtactaggtctggactaGCCTGGCTCAGCCCGCcgaagtacttccgctcaatttgaatttcccttcagtactagggctgtttcccaaagtgaaggctgcagccttgctaggacgcgtccttgctagtcgcgtcctatggagatgagacaagagtgctagctcgagtgcttcctagcgtttgtaacgtctgactttgggaacgacttggtagtgtggaagcgcttccgcttccgctttttaatactgcgtgtccgcttgtaatgtaaacacatgtgagcttatgaataaaacatggcagcaatcaagctgatcgatatttatttgacttttgtctgttataaatgcggtcatgtctccttcgcatggagcctctttggggaagtcacaaaagctttgttgtggttgatcgaattgtctttattaaaaggaaaatccattcaatttttataaaactaagtgaaattgtctgagaacttaattcatgcatcacatttacagtacggttgattactattatgcagggggaaaaagacaaagaaagagatgataaacgtgtatttatttggatatatgatctgattcattcattcatatatgcctacaatctaccagtgctttgaacacataagtatatcatataaaatacaattatatacgttcattaaaaattacaaacattgcaaatgatcggttgtgcattaattttacaacattggatagtggcactatcccttccaccggcaaacaaatgtttgtgcgccaccctaaggcgcacaaaagcctccgtttgctgggctgaccctaaaaaaaacgtaaaacataaataggtatacataaataatgtaatcttgtgagcgagtaaattgacattggtgacagtggtgtttaacaccagctacgtccatgcaaaatatagcaacgtatcattaagttgcaaaaacgtttgaaaagtggcacaggtctttaggcttgattatttgcattaacatgatgaatctataaaaagcaatacggcacaaaatatttctgaaaactaatataacttcacttcatttgaacgtgtacttctctgccattttcaagaacccgcccagtgaacgcagaggattgtgggtagttttggctcatctaggatgcagcgatgcatccttgaaaaatctcggaattctcaaaaacgaaggacccgaaaagggggcgtatttcgagtgtcctcaacattggaacagtgcttgtcggcgttcgatgacgtagcgtccttaaaagggcggccgttgagcatgcttccttgacattgggaaacagcccaggtctggacctgctgtatgtcatttggttttctggggccgccacagcggcgcccaatcagcgaacagagggcgtgtctgagaacaatgacgataaagtcgtgcgccagtttgagttgttgttgtgggtcggTAGTCAGAAGACAATGGAGAACGATGTGAGcgaagctattcggtctgttgtggcaACGTTGCCGAATATTGAGAAgttaaagccggagcaagaacaagctttgttGAGctttgttggtggccatgatgtggTGGGGCTTCTCCCCACGGggttcgggaaaagtttgattttccagctggctccgttagtggtgaaggagtTGGGTAAGGCGAATGCTGGCGATGCTAAGCCGATAGTTATTGTAGTCTCCCCTCTCGTTGCACTAATGGAGGACCAAGTGAAGGAGGCAGAACAGTTGGGAGTTCGTGCTGGGCAGCTCGGCGTGCATGATGACCGTGACATTTTGGATGGAAGCTTGAGTCTGGTGTTCGGCAGCCCCGAGTCCTGGCTGCTGAACAACAAATGGCGACGAATCCTAGCCTCAACCATACACCAGGACAACCTCATTGGTATCGTCGTAGATGAGGTCCACGTTACGTACAAATGGTAAGTAAGCACTAAATATGGTTAAACAACATAAATAGGGCTGTGTTGCATACTTAGGTTAAACAACGTGAGTAGTTCTGTTCTTCCATACTCGATAGCTTAGGCTAATGTTGTACTCCATTTTGTTTCACTCAGGGGCGAGGCTTCCAAAGGCGAGTCGGCATTCAGAGAGAGTTTTGCCAAGTTCGGAGAGCTAAGATCTATAGCCAAGGAGGGTGAGTTGAATGCACTGCCCTTTGTTGCTCCTACCTTACATGTTGTGAAATATCTCATTTGAATGCTATAGTATCGTCAATATTCTGTGTATGGATAATATCTGTTGCAAGGATTTGTTACTGTAATGAAACAGAATTGTGTGATTaagtgcattcatgttcatagtGCTGTTCATTAAGTCCTCCCTGCCATAGTATATTAAACAAACACTTGACAACTTGTTGGGTATGTTATAAAATGGGGCATGTGTTTATCTTGTCATATTTCTACTCTCCCAGGTACACCTGTTTTGGCACTGACTGCCTCCGCTGACATCAAGTCAAGAAGCAGAGTCATCAGACTACTCCATATGGACAATGCTGTTCAAATCATCGCTAGTCCCAACAAGACAAACATCCGTCTTGGCTTGTGCAAGGTGCCCACTCATCACATGAACTGCCTAGACTGGATAGTGCAACATGCCAAAGATGAGGGCTCAGCAATGCTACCGATATTAATTTACTGCCAAAGCCTTAAATCAGTGGGGAGAGTTTTTGCATATTTAAAGGCGGAACTGCAAGGACATGCCTGGGTGGGCTGTGATCCGGACTGTAGAAGTGAGAACCTACTGATTGGCATGTTCCACAGCAAAACCCTCCCCCAAAACAAGCAGAGAGTGTTGGCTTCTCTGAGGGGGGAAGGGAATTGCCGGATAGTTGTTTCAACAACAGCTTTGGGGATGGGGTTGAATTTTGCTAATGTTTCACACGTGGTAATGTACGGGGCTCCAGGTGACCTAGAGGCCATTTTACAACAGGCGGGCAGGGCTGGAAGGCATGGTCAGCCATCACATGCCATCCTCTACAACACCGGGCAGTACTTCAAGGTGGATGAAGAGGTAAAGAAACTGCTTGCTGTTGGAAAAACCACATGTTTCAGGAAATCTCTCCATGCACATTTTGAAGCAGAACCCAGCCATGTAGAGCCAGGCCATCTCTGTTGTACATACTGTCAGACTGTTTGCGCTTGTTCATCTGGCACATGTACAGAACCCATGCCCAATTATGAACAGATTGAAGCTGAACCAACTCATCAGAGATCTAGGCATGTGGATGCAAATGACAAATCTTTAATTGCAGATTTACTGAATGACTACAGAGATAGTTTGATCAATTTATCCAATCCACTGTACACCTCACATGCAGCCTGCACTGGATTCAGTCAGCAACTGGTGGATGCAGTATTGACCCACtgtcaatacatatttgacctGGCATACATTAGTGCTAACCTTCCTGTGTTTAGATTGGACCATGCAAAGGAGATTTTAATTATCATCAGTGATGTTTTTGGGGATATTGATGGGGATCTGCAATATGATTCAGAGAGGTATTTAACTGACCCAGATCTCTATTTCAGTAACTACTTCgacaatgttgatgatgatgttgaagatACACTCACGAGCCATGTCAGTAGCTCTGAGTCTGAACAGTGAATTCTGTGATGCTTGTGATGTACAGAACACTTCAAACCCCTTTGTGTACTTGTGCAGGAACATGATTGGTGTCAGTTgtatattgttttgtatgtgtttggttgGTATTTGTGCAATTctacaaaactaaataaaagtgtacaaAACACATACTTATAAGACCCTAATTAAGTTATAAAAGAAACGAGACGTACTatgaaaaagtgttttttttactaattCAACCAAAAAGTACTTGCATAACAATATGAACTATTTACACATTCATACAAATAGGCCTTCTATAACAGCTTCAAATGAAATAGTCTGGAAGGACAAGGCAAGGACCATTACAGACCAGGTAGGTAATTGATTAAAGAACAACAGTCCTCCAGTCTTTCAGCCTGCAACGCATCCATCGCCACACGTCATTATAGTTTAGCTTGGACAGAATGTTTCTGTTAAATTTAGGGAATGCAGAGAAGTGTCTTCCCGGTTGCTGGTTGAAAACCTCAGTGTTCCTTAATACCTGAAGCAccattaaaatgttgttttttagatCTGCATGGTGGATGCCACTGGGCCGGGATAGCTGCAGCTCTCCGTCTGTTGTATCCATCAGGGTTTTTAATAAACCAACAGACCTGCTGACCCTGTCAGCTGTTTTCTCTGCCAGGTTGGTGCCTTTATTCCTCAAAAAAGATTTCAGGAAGTTGTTGAGGTGCTCGAGGTGCAGATCAAGAGGAACATTTTTCCCTTTCCCGCCGCTACTATTCCAGAATCGGTTCCAGGTTACATCATGTTTAACCCTAGGGGACATTGTTGCATTGATTTGTACAGTCAAGAGGAAAGTGCTGTAGGCATAATTAGTGTGCCCGTAAGCCTTGTAAATCAGTAGTGCCACCTTGTACAGCCTTATCAAgcgctccccatctccctctttcactGCATCCAACATATCGAATAGCAGAAATCCAAAGCTAAGCCTGGCCTCAGTATGCTGTTTTTTGTGGTCAATCAGACCAGAGGAAGCCGGCTCAACAACTGGCATAGATGCCACCACAAAACTGTGGACTTTCTCTTCGTGGGTCTCTCTGGCTTTTCGATAAATGAAAACTTTCTTGCAACCTGGCTCACGACAAGGGAGCTTCTCCTTCTCAGTGCGTTGGGCTGTTGCCGCTTCAGTAACGCCAGCTGTCAGGTCAGCAATGTCTGTAGACATTAAAAACTTGTCAACGACCTCTGCCACAGAGTCATGGAGCCAGGTCCTCTTCTGTTCTGCAGAGCCTTGCTGGATGTGGTCTGGTACTAAGCCGTCTGGAGTAGCTgtgagaaaacaaaaaagaaatatatatataaaaatggtATTCATACATTGTACCTTATGCCAAGAAAAGGTAATGTTTGATTCCTTGATTTTAATCCTTTCAACACAATGTAGCAGATACAGACCTGTGACATCATCCAAATGAAAATGTTCCATTGCTGCCACAAGGAAAAGTGCTGTCGTGTCAATCTGCACAAACTGTTTGTAAGCGTTGTACGCAGCATGTGGGCCTTTGTTCGTTGTTGTGGCAACGACGCGGGGCGCTCCTCTGTTGAGCGACTCGTGATTGAAGGCTTTTTTAAACATTATATAGcgatttttttttcaagttttgTCCAGTTAGACTGGTGCAATACGTGTGTGAAGTATGGATAGTGAGAGTTCTGCATCGTTTGATTTAAAACATCAATCCACGACGGAATATGAAGATAGTTTCTCAGCTGGGGTCACCGCGCATCAAATGGCATCGAGACGCACCTACACCAGAGCGGACCTTCTGGAGCTGCGATATGCTTGCAAAACAGTTGATTTGTCACCAGAACAGCTGGATCTCATACCAACACACCGGCTTataaagaagagaaggaggaaaagaGGATCGAGAGGAGGGATCAGGAACAGGATCAGGAGACGGGGAAGTAAACTACCACTACCTGCTTTCACTCTGGCAAATGTGCGATCGCTACGTAATAAGATGGATGAACTTGCGGCACTTGTTAAACTTGATTCAGATTATCGGAGTACAAGTTTATTCTGTTTCACTGAAACGTGGTTAACTGAGGACATTACAGTGTGCTTGGATGGCTTTACATTCATACGCTTTGACCGGGACAAAGAAGTAACGGGGAAATCAGTCGGAGGTGGTCTTTGCATGGTTGTAAATGACAGATGGGCAACGAACTTCACAGTTCGTGAGATGCACTGCTCACGACACTACGAAATCTTGTCTGTGTCATTTCGTCCCCACTATCTTCCCCGTGAATTTCAATTAATAACAGTAATTCTTGTTTATGTCCCTGGCCCTGACAACGCGCTGGCAGCAGAGCGCATTTTAGAATGTTATGACAATGCCGTCTCCAGGGCATCTGACCAGCCCGTGTTTCTGATGGGAGATTTCAACACATGTGACGTCACCGCACTTCTCCCACAGTTAGAACAGTATGTAACAACGCCAACACGGCTGAATAGAACGCTAGATTTATGTTTTGGAAACATCCCGGGTGCATATGTATCCAAACCCTGCCCTGCCCTTGGGTCCTCAGATCATAATGTAATACTACTACTGCCTAAGTACAGACAAAAATTGAAGACCCAAAAAGTACAGGCCCAAACCATCATGGCATGGGAGGTAGACTCCATTCAAAGACTGAAAGGATGTTTTGAGCTGACAGATTGGGAAGAATTCTTCAGGGAATGCAATGGTGACCTTAACCTGTTGTACGATACCATATGCTCTTACGTCACATTCTGTGCTGATAGTGTTATTCCTACCAAACAAATTAAGATCTTTGCAAACAATAAGCCATGGATAACCAAAGACCTTAAGAActgtctcaatttaaaaaagttTGCATTCATCCAGGGTGACCAGCAGAGAGTTAAGGAG is drawn from Gadus chalcogrammus isolate NIFS_2021 unplaced genomic scaffold, NIFS_Gcha_1.0 GACHA164, whole genome shotgun sequence and contains these coding sequences:
- the LOC130379029 gene encoding putative ATP-dependent DNA helicase Q1, giving the protein MENDVSEAIRSVVATLPNIEKLKPEQEQALLSFVGGHDVVGLLPTGFGKSLIFQLAPLVVKELGKANAGDAKPIVIVVSPLVALMEDQVKEAEQLGVRAGQLGVHDDRDILDGSLSLVFGSPESWLLNNKWRRILASTIHQDNLIGIVVDEVHVTYKWGEASKGESAFRESFAKFGELRSIAKEGTPVLALTASADIKSRSRVIRLLHMDNAVQIIASPNKTNIRLGLCKVPTHHMNCLDWIVQHAKDEGSAMLPILIYCQSLKSVGRVFAYLKAELQGHAWVGCDPDCRSENLLIGMFHSKTLPQNKQRVLASLRGEGNCRIVVSTTALGMGLNFANVSHVVMYGAPGDLEAILQQAGRAGRHGQPSHAILYNTGQYFKVDEEVKKLLAVGKTTCFRKSLHAHFEAEPSHVEPGHLCCTYCQTVCACSSGTCTEPMPNYEQIEAEPTHQRSRHVDANDKSLIADLLNDYRDSLINLSNPLYTSHAACTGFSQQLVDAVLTHCQYIFDLAYISANLPVFRLDHAKEILIIISDVFGDIDGDLQYDSERYLTDPDLYFSNYFDNVDDDVEDTLTSHVSSSESEQ
- the LOC130379027 gene encoding uncharacterized protein LOC130379027 — its product is MEHFHLDDVTATPDGLVPDHIQQGSAEQKRTWLHDSVAEVVDKFLMSTDIADLTAGVTEAATAQRTEKEKLPCREPGCKKVFIYRKARETHEEKVHSFVVASMPVVEPASSGLIDHKKQHTEARLSFGFLLFDMLDAVKEGDGERLIRLYKVALLIYKAYGHTNYAYSTFLLTVQINATMSPRVKHDVTWNRFWNSSGGKGKNVPLDLHLEHLNNFLKSFLRNKGTNLAEKTADRVSRSVGLLKTLMDTTDGELQLSRPSGIHHADLKNNILMVLQVLRNTEVFNQQPGRHFSAFPKFNRNILSKLNYNDVWRWMRCRLKDWRTVVL